The following DNA comes from Papaver somniferum cultivar HN1 chromosome 4, ASM357369v1, whole genome shotgun sequence.
aatcatcaatattctcgcatgatctttccattgactcgtgggGGTTCTCAtgatccacttgggatgtcattgttctctggaatcattaaacttcggagcgtcctccagtttgattcatggacatatttagagacaatattatgagatgatttctgatgatataaataagttgtgcctcactcacctacttcctttttaGGTGAGgcttgatcgaaccaagtggtctctccaacttcctttatggagtcacggcctcaaccacacttccactgagtgtaTTTGCAActccttagtctatggtgtatatcctgtattgaggatttgtaactttgcaggtaggtttgcagctggtatgtgtgatctcatcactttagcaacatcagtgtacattctgaaaatcgaatattctttatcacttcacatttacatttgtggagtacaagaatcaatatgagacacagtgggaacacaccatgataattcttgtcgttcccttagaaaatactttttcttatctccccctaacgacgggaagactgtctcattaaagtgataacccgcaaatctaggggtaagagatctcctgccaaaagttttaaaatgaggataattgttgggaactcatttccaacataactacttaacagttttgaagacccattatAGTActatgtggagtcgtaatggcacatatatagtgcaaccaaaaatgcgtaagaacacgaatgtcatgcttaaatccagttaccaactggtacgcagaaaaggttgactaatattgggttctaaaaaacgaattaagtaagatgcgtgtaatattgcatatccccaaagaaataaaatataggttggtacgcataacctattccttaattaggcaccatctgtaacttttgatggtagcctctgcgagaccattgggtataagatgctatatattgatcctattaaacatgcaatattcatcaagtccttttgatgtaaattctctagcattaataaaggtggtgagcctttgcactttgtacTGTGTAATATGTGCTTGGAGTttttaaacgcaaatttcttgggaactataactagtccaaaatgtcaaaacattcaccagagccataagtcaatttaatggtccgcattctgaatgaatatttttctaaatttcactttgttatctttgtaatatggattgtttaccatttgcatctcagGATGGTCTCGATCTTGTTTTActaaagactttgtaaaatgagtgatatgctctcttacttaaaagcataatgggagggaggagggggttgtgcatctggtaCTTTAGAAAAACACTTATTTAGAGATGTTCCGTttcttcgcattctgtcaatcttattcccattgtctcgtccactcaaacacatcGATGTACGTtcgagtcctttcaaaacgaaacatcatgtcacaaccaaagtgattttatggttatgtcaaagtctgtatgagtcaatttccaacatttcatcgttggAGTCAACATGGATtgaataatccaaatactatagtgatttacatttcactagattgactcactagtttctctaatacattagagactataaaagatgcattcaattacattctcatcactgtgagtttccacatgatatccacttGCGTGGGTTTctgtggaatttaacaaggtgtaattatctcttggtacatgtagagattttgtgacgtctttattcaatcttgaaaacaaattttgagtagtgcttcgctcgatgatccaatcctcgtagtcacattataaggaaatagttcaacaactagtttaaattccttaagctagtggaagaagaaaaaaaaactatgagttagacacttgggtcttgagagttgtaataagtggtgtggccttattacgtaataaatgtgggattcaactcaagtactttacaatgaatatatattacgtgtcacccaatatatctcaagtgctttagagaatttatgtctcgtattttcattccataagtgcagatACTGGATCTAGTTCAACTCAATAAGATATTCAATTGtccaggcaaagttcttgttgccattaaagttgatgtgaaaattggttgctactatgatacacacattacattgtatatatatatatcaatacctatgaccaggtgcatttccaactcttaaATTTATGACGGGAGCTAcaattacattttagctgatcTCATGCTCGGTTGATATTTATGcattggtgttattactaccgaagacaaaagtacatctttgtctcatgatacatatgtcccttttcacatgctttatatgagtcggtacgtctaaccctcattacttcgggggtttttctattttcaattttgctacatttagcttaatttgagaattttctttatctcaacaggtcaagagaatctcactttcatgaaaaccacttactttaggttggaCATCTTACTAAAGATAGTGAATCTCTTGTTTGCATACTTCAATGTATACTCGTTCGTTGGTATATCGTGGATGAAGTAgaaaattcaaaaagaataatttttgactcatatcaccttttgcgagttcttccacaaaagttGGGATACATGTATGCATATATAGCTTCACCTCTTAGACGGTGCATTGTCATAGGCAAAAGGTTTTACTAAGAAATATATTTCTATTTTGCAAAGAATTGGTTTCCACATTAAAAGAACAATAATGGTGCCcaagtacttctgagtccaaAATGTCATCTTTAGGTTGAGTTGGGTCTAACTGTAAAGGACCTATATAAGGAACATTAGTATGATTATtccttaataaaaaaataatataaccaAATTTCTTGATGGTTTTAAAGGTGAATCGGTAAGTCAAACATCCAATCCATTATCATAACCCCGTAGTGGTCGACAACACTCAGTCAATTGCCATCAATGTCATCAAAACTTAGAAATAAAATGGCACTGCCGTTTCAAAAGTATTTGATAGAGAGAGTACTTATAATAATAATACACAAAGGCACATATAGACAGTACATATATACGTATTATTAAAGTATACGTTACAAATTCAATAACATTTTAACAAATATAGACAAGAAATTGAGCACACAGAGCAAGAACAATATgttgtaaaaataaataaattaaatgaaaACAATACAAGTTTGATGTAGAAGATTACTAATTGTAACGTCTAAGCCTCTAGGATGGTAAAAATGATCACAAAaagacatttttttttgaaacagaaaaaaaaaaagataaaaagataaaaaatacatGGTGTAAGGAATCAACTAATTAGAGTAATGCGTATAGGTATCGTGTGGTGCATACAAGCAATCACCATAACATCAGGCGATACAACAATCAAACGCCACATGCAAACAAGTTAAGGACATATATTTCATGATGGGTCCAGATtccagaaaaacaaaacaaaaaaaagaacaaaaatgaaaCAAGAACGGACGAAATTTCATGATTACCAATCATACTTATTTCatacaattaaaataattgaaataatagcATAGCATATACAGATAACTAGCTCACTCAGTCACCAAGCTATATACGCGTACACAAGGGAACATGACAGACAATTAGGATTGGAGGTAGTCTGGCTACTCATAGATCACATCacaagttttaatttttattttgttaaacaaaaccAAATGTGTAGGTATACCTTCACGGATGGGGACAGAATAGACTTGGTCGGAACAAAGCCAAAACGGAACGAGTTGAATCGTTGGATGGGAACCAGGTAAGGATCTCCTTTCACCTTTCCTCGAACAGAAGATTTCCCAAACAAGATCTCGCGAACTCTTCTTTTCCCATGGATATCAACAGCCAGCGATAACCCATACACATATATATGAGCATTAGAAAACGTAATCACAATCATGATTCCACGGATACGATCAAATTAATTCTTTTTTGTTTAATAGTATTGGATAtgccaaatcaaaatcaaaaacaggggaaaagaaagaaagatcatAGAGGAAAAGGTAGATGCAACTTAGCTGTGATTTGATTCCAGCGATTTCCACGTTAGCTTGACGATAATTACATAGCTGCGTTGATGTAAATCATCCatgtagaaaaaaaaatcttccaaaTCCAATCTAACTCTGCGGGCTAgcatcgtgcatgataacgttttgtagtggaaaatagggaaagataaagaggcacagaaagaaaaatattttatcattAGCTTTTATATGTTACATAAATAGTCCTTTATATACAAATAGGAATAAAACTCTAACTACTATATTGGGCTGCACATCCTGACAACAGAGATAGAGTTTTATATTTTGGACAATGACCAAGACTCTTAAAACTTTTTTTTCTATGAAAGAAATTAAATGTGACATGGAGTTTTTTCTTAAAACAAAATTGTGCCGAAACAAGAGACGGGCTACAACATCCCTTCATAGGCCCGTCTCAACTCCCAAGACACCTCAAAATGTTAATTTTGTTTCCTTGTTCTTATCTCCATTTACTCGCCCCTCGTTGCTTTCCTTCATCTCTATCAGGCAATTTCCAGAGAATGTATTTTTCCTTCATTTATtcgaatttgaagctaattttagcCACCCAATTATCCGTTAAAGGAGTTTCTTAATATCAGCTTCTCAAATCGGTGTTACGACACTCAATCGTATCTATCCGATGTTATCAGAGAAATTGCATCGTTTCTCTTTACAATCTAGGGTTAGAAATGCATCGTGTCTTCTAATTTCAGTTCCAATTGGATGATCATGGGCGGTGCTGATACTTAATATTTGAAGACCGAAAATCTCCCTACACCAGAGATGATTCAACAACCTTTGCTGTTCCTAGTCACGCAGCAGCAGCAGCCAATGTATGAAATACGGCCAAGGCTGGCTAAGGCCAAGCAAGCTTCTCGGCGTGCAATCTTGGTGCAGCCGTGGTACAAATGGCGCTTGTTCAGGTTAGTTAGTTAAACCTTTTCTTTCTTATAAATACATATCTTCTTCTCTTATCCTATCTGCTTATTACTACTACTCCACATTACAGGAATCATCAGAACAAGTTGAAGAAATCAACAACATGTCTACATCAAAACAAGTTGAAGAATCATCAAAACAAGTTGAAGAATCATCAGAATCTGATGAGCTTACTATTTCAGAACGATGTTGGGGAAACTGTAAGAATGAAGCACTGTACTTTGGGTATTCACCTTTATTTGTTCACTTGGCTGCTGGGAGTTTAGATGATAAACAATTTTATCAATATGTTGCTAATCATGAACATCTTCTGAACAGTTTTAGGAAGTGTAAGTTTCAacattttcttgatttttttctttcaatttttttggttttcttgCGTTTGTGTATTGATTTTGATGTGTGTATGTGTTCTGGTGTACATACTCAGGTATAAGTTAGCAGCAGATCAATGTGAAGATGATTCTGATAAGGCTGCATTCTTAGGGTGGAGTAATAATGTGGAGCAAGAATTGGAAAGGCACAATTCTTTTGTTGAACAAGTAAGTATTATGAGGATTCTATTTTCTTGCAATGATATATTGATTATGCTGAAAGAGGATTTTATTGAGATTTTTGGTGAATTCCATCTTTCCTGAAGCAAGAACTGGAAAGGCACAATTCCATCTTCCTTTTTCTTGCAAGATTACTAGTTTAGGTCATTTCAATTGAAATAAGTTGCTTGTGATATTGTACATTTAGCTTCATATCAGAATCATAGATGCCTAGGAGAACTATCTTCTTTTCTTATGGAATTCTTTGGCCGTTTCTGTCAGATGTAATGTTATTATAATGAAATGGATAATCCAGCTTTAGATCCTAGAAGGAAACCTTTGTTGCCACACTTCTTAATTGGCATCGGATCAGTATAATGTAGGTATTTTTATTGAGAAGTGTCATGCGGGTATTTTCTTGTTTTACACCTGATGCATAATATGTAGTTCCCTAGCAGGAGCAGAGACAATTAGGAACTGTCACACTCTTTGTGGCAACAATCTTGAAATATTTACATTGCTTAAAACTGGATTTGTGAATCATAGATACAGATCAAGTGCCACCGCTGTTTTGCCTTGAGAATATTTGGACTGACGTACATAGAAGCTTAGTAAGGAAAATAACAACAAGAAACTTGAATTGTTGATATAGATCAAATGCAGCTGTTCTTTTACCTATAGAATGTTATCAACTGCTTACATAAAAGTTTATCAACTGCTTACATAAAAGTTCACAAAAAGGAATAAATGGGTGATTCGTGTGCAGTGTGTATATAATTCATTAGAATTGGACAAATTAAAGTTAATAATGTAATTCTTCACAAATAAGCAGTGGCTGGAAATGGATAACAGTCCTTGAGAATTAACAAGTTTTCGCCTTTCGAGATGATATATTCAATAAAGTTTGTTCGCCAAGCTCCTGGACGATATTTTGCTAGATGTTTATTAGGAACTGTTGCATCTAGATGTTTTGAACGGTGCCTTGTGTACTTTTTACGGTTTTTGTGACATTGTTTAATGATTACCTTTGCATATCTGATTTTACATTTACCAGTTAGCATGATTTTCGGTGCGTTCAAAGAATTTACAGATATATATAATAAAGAGATTATCCTTGTGCAGAAACTGGGTTTAAACCCTACAAAAGATACCACTCTTCCCCATGCAACAGCGAAATACAAAGAGTTCTTGTTAGCTACTGCTTCCGGTAACGTACAAGATAGTGGAATTCCAATACACCAGTCAAAAATTCCTGCCTATACTCTTGGTGCTATGACGCCAAGCCTGAGAATCTATGCCTTTCTTAGTAAGGCGATGCAGAAACTTGTCAGTCCGTATGTTAATTCTCACCCATACAGCAAGTGGTTGAAGGAATATTCTTATATAAATTTCGAGGTGTGTTTATCATTAGTCACCGATTTTTTTCCTTGATTTACCTTTCAAATACTTCTTAGGAGATTAAGAATGATTGATATTTTCTACATAAGGGGCTTCTGAACTTGTTTTACATTTCTCTTCAGACACCATATCTGCATACCGAGGACGTGCTTGATGAGCTATGCGACTCTTTGACAGCCAAAGGGGTTGAAGTCGTAGAAAGGCTTTATTGTCAAGCTATGAGATATGAAATGGACTTCTTTTATTCTCGGCAGTCTGAGCAAAACCTGATCATCCCAATATATACAAAGCTTGATCCTAAGGAGGAAAGTCTGATGCTATTTGCAGATTTTGATTTTACATGTACCAGTGTGGCTTCTGTGGAAATATTAGCAAACATTGAAATATTGACTGCTCAAAAACCTGATCATCAACTGCTGGGTGAGGATAGAGATGGACATTCTCAGGTTACGTCAAAAGATTTGAGGAAGACTTGGGAGCTTCTTTCCCAGCAGTATACTTCGGAGAATGATAATTTCATAGAGAAAATTATGCTCGGTGAAAAAGGTATAATCAGACAATTGAATCATGAATTGGCATGTTAAAATTATCTAGAACGTGTTGAACTCTTTAAGTTGTTGTAAACAGAATGGGAGCAAGTGTTTGCTTACTACTTAGTCTGACCGTCAAATTTCAACCtcgtgttttctttttcttttttctgcagCTGTTAGTTTTGATTACGAAGGACTCTACAGTGCGTTTGAGAAGCTGTCATCTCCTGATGGGAAAGTAGTTTCAAGAATATTTGATTCTGGTGTACTGAAGGGCATAAGCTTGGAGGACATAAAGCAAGCTGGCAAATGTATGGAACTTCATAATGGTTGCTTGAACTTTTTTGAGAAGGTGAACAACCTGGATGTATCTGTCAATGTAATGTCATGTTGGAGTGGGGATTTAACTAGGTCAGCTCTTTCAGGTACTAAATCATTTCTCACTGCAGGAATTTTTATATATTTATGTACAGATTGTTAGGTAATTCAGGTGTTTTCGTGCTATCATCCAACTTGTCACATCGCAAGGGTCTTGGTCATGAGAATAGGTTTAAAACTCTATTCCTGAAGTGTTCTTGCATGGATACTCATTAAGcgaaaatatatatggttttttaCAGGTGGTTTAGACATGTTGAAAGTAGACGGGAACGAGTTCAGTTATGCAGATGGAACTTTTACGGGTGAAGTAACTCGCCAGGCACATCAGTCTGTTACAGCAAaacttaaatattttgaggacaTGGTGCAGGAGCATGCAAGTGAACATGGCGTCGGTGCCCGTACTGTTTACATTGGTGACTCAGTGAGTGACTTGCTATGCCTGCTTACAGCTGATATTGGCATTGTGATTGGGTCAAACAAAAGCTTAATGAAGGCGGGAAAACACTTTGGTATTACATTTACACCTCTGTTTGCTGGTGTGGTCAAGGAACAGAGAAAACGCTTTGAAACTGGCAACCCTATTGTCTGGAAAGGTGGTTTATCTGGTACTCTTTACACTGTTGCTAGCTGGATAGAAATACACGCCTTCATTCTGGGTCGTCATCTAGTTAATGAGGAACTCTGATCTCTAATGTCCAAGTTCTGGAATTGAGCTGTGGGTATGTACAGATGGTGTTTGATGGCGCGTTTTATGGAGGGCCATGAATTGAACTAGTGAGCTGTCTGAACAATGATGAAGATTTATGTGAATAGTTTCTGGAgtagtttttttattttacatCTGTTGTCTGTAGATTTTGGTATctgttttcctttcttctttgaAATAGTAACATTGCAGTAATAAACTAATACCATAGGAGCAAGATTTAATACagatttttgtgtttgattttgacTTTCAGTTTGACTGTATATCAGTATGAATTTTGATCCTCGGCATCAGCAGCACCTGTACTGTGTAGACTGAGTTAAGCTGTGAAGATGAGTCGGCATTTTTTTAGGTCCACCTGCGCTGCACCACAGGATGGTATTGTGCTCTGGCCGTACTGAATAAAAGTCACTCGCTTGATAAGCAACACCCCCAACTTCTGCAAAGAAATTTGCACAAAAATACCGATTAGGGGATCTTGCAGTTTTCATTGAAACCTTAGTAGGTGACTTGGTGTGCCTGCTCGAAGCTGATATTGGCATTGTGATTGGGTCAAACAGACGCTTAATTGAGGTGGGAAAACACTTTGGTGTTACATTTGTACCTCTGGAGGCCGGTGTGGCGGAGAAACAGAGAAAACAATCCAGCAGTGGAAAGTGGCAAGTGGTCTTTCCCTCTCGCAActttttttctatattttttctttttaccttttCGTTCATAAAATTTTGCATCTGTCGATAAACATCACATGCGCATAATTTATTTTCAAAGCAATACCATTATAGAAAATGATAGACAAATAGGGACTTGCTAGTTTgtttagaacaattaattgggggataaaaaaaggaattggggatattgattacttcccccaatccatggtgtgtgctaaggggtgatttttgtgtatgaaaatactaaaataccctttgattaattaaaaaacattatgaaaagactactATACCCTTtcccctaaaacttaaaatctaaaaaccaaacACATATCCCCATTCTTCTCAGTACCGGCACGacctaggtttaggtttttgaaaaaataaaatttcatcgttcttcatccgttcttcgtcgattaatcgtcgattcaaaaatttcttcgtcgattaacctacccgaatcataaacaatgcctccacgaaagaaaacgaatgcccaatcaaactcaaaatcgattgctcaacaaaaacaggaacaaagaattgctaagattgctcaagagcaagaagaagaacaagcagcggattctgacaatcaacctctcgcaaccatggcttctgtgagaaggtaagtgattttaaactactttatgagtgctttaatcgatttatagcaatgggtttaggttagaatcgaaaaccctaactgaaacagttgagtttcagtgattaccggcactgaaatatgtatgaatacggTGCCGGTTTTTCCTTCCGGTATTCAATCTAGGATGAATGCAATGCCGGTTTCACTCCGCAGATTCACAAGAAACTGAATTTTCGATACCggcatagaatttgggtcgaattccctgccggttcttggtaccggcagtcatttataactattcgtgtatgccggtagtggtctaaaaacatacatgagagtttatgaatttgtcgCCAGTACCGGCATAGACATTTGGTTGCATTGTATGCCGGTTTATAGTACCGGCATTCTTTTGTAAAAATTCGAGCAtgtcggtagtggacttaaaccatacaggagagtttatgaatttatcaCGGAATACATTTTTAGGTTGATTTGAATGCCGACACCAGGTTacggcatggaattgatttatttcgagcatgctggtagtggacttaaaacatacaggaaaaccTAAGAATTTGTCACCTAAACCGGCATCGATTTTTAGGTTGATTCGAATGCCGGCACCAGGTTacggcatggaattgatttatttcgagcatgccagtagtggacttaaaacatacaggagaatTACATATAATTACCGGCATTGTCGACAGTCATTGTTTAATGCCGGAACAGACAACCGGCGTGCTTTGTTTCAGTAAGTCAATACCGGTagaaaaactgaaagtgagttgtctcacattcatttcgtgtgattttatgatataggtcaaaagccaaggaggctaacaaaagaaaaactaaagatggtGTCACTAcgagaagaaggaaggacggtcttgatactcctcaatctctccctcctagagggaaagatgaaggtcgtAAAAAGTGTTTCGGGgctgagacaagagggataatttgggagagtggtggtgaccgtagtcgagcTGTAATCTGTGACcacgatgatcaagatgagcaagatgaagaggaaagtgaggatgaagataatgtggttcctccaagtcaattagcaagccaaagcgaagttgttccctgacactaatggcaacagggttagtgcaaactaccttcagtacttggatccattggaagatgtctatgggtattcttggggcaccgcggtaatggcacatttgatgatggagatgagaagggcctctaaggctaaaaccaaccaatttgtcgggaatttcactctactgcaggtaattttgtttttaaacttatgttattatgtatattgttcacatgtacccttatcgtgaacttagaaacaaaacttattgcttCACCTTGGAATAGGTGTGGGATTATGTACACTTCCCCACCTTGTTCAAGGACTGGACCTCCTTGAAGATCAAAGACCTTCCCGAACCCGATACGCCTATAGCTaggagatacgagttcaacaacacTCCGAAGCCCGGTAACATAGGTCGACTAATCGATATGATTGGCTTTGGACGCGATGAGTACCCAAGATGTTGtcttcgacccttacaaggaggttagACTAAACCGCCAAGTTTTGAGGTATGCTAACGTTGCATTCTACCATGGGCCATTGTTCCACCCAAAAGGATACGTTATGGCCAATCCTacacgtgtgatgcgccaacttggattcaagcaattatcacatatcaagatggactcttttcaatgttttgttcttgacatttctcggtgcttttcaactcctaatcggttgcatgtagagtatgatccaaaaccggatccaagagattggagggatagggaaccacgtcgtttggtagatattagtcagtgggataagtgggagcttgcggaaaacggtgatgaggttgatgccaactgatagatacatttttgtgtctaatttgtctcgattctatatattgatagtgctcatttttgtacttattatggtgttttatgtgtgtgtaggtatttttggccaataaacatttttggaaaaatcggctcgaaaagttgtccaaaGCACCCGGAGGAAGTGATTTTGGCCCCcagactttggataaggggcaccaccAGGGCACCCCCTAGACAactgctatcggcacccctactttggataggggcgcctcttcttcttcacaattcaaacGAGTTCTTTTTGGCGGGAATTAATGCAGCAGCGAAGCAACATTTGGAGTTGGATTTCTTGGTTGATTTGGAGAGATTCAACTGCATATTTCTTTTGGATTGGACTTGTTGGAGCATAACAGAGTTGGTAAAAGGGATTGGACCAAACGAATTGGGCTATATAAGACGAGAGAAGCAAACAGAGGCTTCAGAAGTTTATCGGGTTCTGTTGTTGACTAGGCTTagttttagtcggagtttgacgtggagatggattgggattcaGTTGATTCATCAAAACAGGATTGCTATGTGTCTCAGATTCGCAAAAATAGCAACAAATCTTcgaatcaatcaaaatagaagAGGAGGAGATATTAGGGGCTCTGGTGAGTTTATATATGGCAGTTACATGATTCTGTTGGGTTTAATTCGAGATAGAATATTGCTCTAGACTATTTGGAGTGTATACGGCTCATCTAAAAGCGTAAAGAATATTTagaagggaaagaaatcccgagacttgaggtggaggaaaaataagaataaccgaagatttcttgaggtttaatcgacctgtgggctataaaaggagcagGGATAGGTCAAGGAAGAgttacgtacactttggggaagtttaggagAGAACAGAAAGCTGAAATCACAAGTTGAAGTTTTGTTTCTGCTGTTGCAATAcctagaacatgaagaacataagacgcacaagcaactgtcgcagacaAATATCGCTATTCAACAACAGAACCTATTTAtcgtttatcaactgtgattgcctaaggtctttagctactattt
Coding sequences within:
- the LOC113276259 gene encoding bifunctional TH2 protein, mitochondrial-like isoform X1: MCVCVLVYILRYKLAADQCEDDSDKAAFLGWSNNVEQELERHNSFVEQKLGLNPTKDTTLPHATAKYKEFLLATASGNVQDSGIPIHQSKIPAYTLGAMTPSLRIYAFLSKAMQKLVSPYVNSHPYSKWLKEYSYINFETPYLHTEDVLDELCDSLTAKGVEVVERLYCQAMRYEMDFFYSRQSEQNLIIPIYTKLDPKEESLMLFADFDFTCTSVASVEILANIEILTAQKPDHQLLGEDRDGHSQVTSKDLRKTWELLSQQYTSENDNFIEKIMLGEKAVSFDYEGLYSAFEKLSSPDGKVVSRIFDSGVLKGISLEDIKQAGKCMELHNGCLNFFEKVNNLDVSVNVMSCWSGDLTRSALSGGLDMLKVDGNEFSYADGTFTGEVTRQAHQSVTAKLKYFEDMVQEHASEHGVGARTVYIGDSVSDLLCLLTADIGIVIGSNKSLMKAGKHFGITFTPLFAGVVKEQRKRFETGNPIVWKGGLSGTLYTVASWIEIHAFILGRHLVNEEL
- the LOC113276259 gene encoding bifunctional TH2 protein, mitochondrial-like isoform X2, with the protein product MTPSLRIYAFLSKAMQKLVSPYVNSHPYSKWLKEYSYINFETPYLHTEDVLDELCDSLTAKGVEVVERLYCQAMRYEMDFFYSRQSEQNLIIPIYTKLDPKEESLMLFADFDFTCTSVASVEILANIEILTAQKPDHQLLGEDRDGHSQVTSKDLRKTWELLSQQYTSENDNFIEKIMLGEKAVSFDYEGLYSAFEKLSSPDGKVVSRIFDSGVLKGISLEDIKQAGKCMELHNGCLNFFEKVNNLDVSVNVMSCWSGDLTRSALSGGLDMLKVDGNEFSYADGTFTGEVTRQAHQSVTAKLKYFEDMVQEHASEHGVGARTVYIGDSVSDLLCLLTADIGIVIGSNKSLMKAGKHFGITFTPLFAGVVKEQRKRFETGNPIVWKGGLSGTLYTVASWIEIHAFILGRHLVNEEL